The sequence AGTTGTCCATCATCATGATGTGCCCGCCGTACCCGCCCGAGGACGCGGAGGCCGCATCGCCCTGCACCCGGATGTTGTGCGTGAGCAACCCCACCTGGGCGCGCAGGTCCGCCGTCCACGTGCGCGAGCCGTCGCTGTACGTCTTCACCACGCCGGTGTGCGAGTACGTCAGCGGACTCGAAAGCGTGACGCTCGTGTTGCCCGGGAGAACGGAGCTGATGGTGCGCTTCTCGGCCTCGTTCCAGTTCAGGTGGCTGGAGACGACGACGAGCGTGTCACCCGGCAGCCAGTCCACGGGCTCCTTGAGGACGAGCGTGGAGCTGCCCGCGCCCACGTTCGCCCCGAGCTGCGTCCAGCTCACACGCTCCAGGCCGTGGAGGTGGATGGTGCCGGTGCCCATGGCACCGATGAACTTGTTGCCCATCCCCATGACGTCCGCGTCGGCGGGGGTGGCGTTGAGGGTGAAGACGGCGGAGCCCGGGTACGGCGTCCGCTCCTGGCCCACCTCCAGCCGGGAACCGCTGCCCATCACCATGATGTACTTGGTGGTGACGGCCACGTTCCGGTTCTGCACGCCGAGCAGCTCGCCGCTCACGGTGATGCTCCTCGGAGTGAGCGTCCCCTGAAGGCAGACAGCGCTGCCGGCGATGACGGTGGCATCGTCGCCCGTGCCGGGCACCGCGCCGCCCCAGACGTACGGGTCCTGCCAGTCGTGGAGCATCTCCATCCGGAGGTCATCCACCAGCCCCGTGTGGTCTCCAGGCGCGGTGTCCACGCCGGTGATGCTCACGGTGGTGGCGCCCGCGTCCAGGTAGAGCGCGGCGGAGACCTGCTCGACGTACTGGGTGCTGGCGAGACGGAACTCGGCCACCTGGGTGCCGCCGACGGTGATGCGGACATTCTTCGCCGGAGGCTGGGTCGGGTCGGTGGCGCGCAGGGCGGCCTTGAGGCGGAAGCGGTAGAAGCCGCCGCGAGGGATGGCGACGCTGGTGGAGGCGGTGGTGCCTCCGCCCTGGAGGAACAGCACCTGGCCACCCTCCGGTGCCGCGGGATTGCCGACGGTGAACGCGGTGCCGTTACGGGTGAGCCCGGCACCCGCGGAGAAGGTCCACGGTCCGCCGGCCGGGGCATAGACGTACCCGGGAGAGGCAGGGAGGGCCGGGGACTCGAACCCGCTGATGGCCACATCCCTGACGCGCACGGCCTGGAAGTCATCCACGAAGGCAGTGTGGTCACCCGCCGTGTTGAGCCCGCGCAATTCGATGGAGTGCGCGCCGGAGGGCAGCAGCACCGCGACGGAGGTGAAGCGCTGGTAGGTCGCTCCAGCGGGGGTGAACGTCTGGGTGGAGCTCCCGTCGATGCGCAGCTCGACCTGCTGGTTGCTGACGGAGTTTCCACGCTGCGCCGCGGAGAAGCTGAAGACGTAGTAGCCCGCCGCGAAGCCGAGCGTCCGCGAAGCCGTGCCCGTGCCCTGGAGGAAGAGCACCTGGGCGCCTTCCGGCGCGCTCGGGTTGCCCGACGTGAAGGCGGTGCCATTCCGGGAGAGCCCCGCGCCCTGGGCGAGCGTCCAGCCGCTCCCGGCCGGTGCGTACTGGTACCCCGGCGACGCCGGCAGGGCGGGCGTCTCGAACGTCCCGTTGGGAATGGAGAAGCCGGTGGAGGACGCGGAGCCCAGAATGGCCGCGGCCGCGCTGTCAGCGAATGACAGGAGCAACAGCGTCAGCGGTAGGAACAACCTACGAGCGGGAATTGTCATGGACCGGGCTTATGGCGCTCACCGCCGGTGCCGGTCAATTCACACCCCGAGAGAATATTCCATCAATCCCATACACCAGGGCCTGCTCGTGGATTGCCGCTACGGCTCCATGGGAAAGAGCGGCTCTCCCCCGGCGCTCCTCGGGAAGGGGCTCCTCCAGTTGGGAAGGCCGGAGGGAGCGTCATTCGCGGCGGCCTGGATGTCATTGGAGCCCGTGTCGTCGGGGGCTTCGGAAGACTGCTCGTCCTCGTCGGGCAGGGGCTCTGAAGATGCAGGGGCTCCTTCGACGGCGGAGGCGAGCTCGGCGCCTCCGGACCTGACGCTGTCGATGTCCTTCAGGGTGAAGGGCGGCGCCTCCCTCGCCCAGGCGGCCAACGCGTTGGCCTTGAGCATGGCCTCCCAGGCCTGCTTCGCCGTCCGCTCCGCCTTCTCCTCGGCGGCCCGCAGCCTCTGCTCGGTGGCGGCCGCTCTCGCAGCGGCCGTCTGGCAATGCTTCTCCGCCGCAACGGCCGCCGCCTGGGACTTCTCCGCGGCTTCGGGCGACTGTCCAGGCCTCCGCGCGGCCTCTCGCGCCTCAGCGGCGGCCCGCTCCGCGACAGCCTTCAGATGACGAGCGCCCTGGGCGACACGACGCAAGGCCTCCGCAGCGCGCCGGGTGGTGTCTGCTTTTTGACGGGCCTCCTCCGCACGACGCATGGCGTCGCCCACCTGCATGCCTGCCCCCCCAGAGTCGTTCATTGAAATCTCCTTCCCGGCCGAATTCGCAACACGGATGCAGGTGCAGACGTAAGGGGAATCCGCAAGTGTTCAGGCGCGAAGGAGAAATCGAGCGGACCTCATTCGACATTCTTCAATCATTTGCATGGTCGCGTCCTCTGCCCCGGAGGGCAAGACCCCCACCCCGAAATGCTCAATGGCCAGTGGAGTAGTCCAATGCTGGCACGGCTGTCGGAACCACCCTGTCTACTTTCGTTCCGTCCCCAATCAGTCCCCACTCGTTGCGTCCCCAGGCTCGGAAGGTGCCATCGCGTTGCACCGCCATGGTGGTCGACCAGCCGGCGGCGACAGACACAACCTCTCCAATCCCATACACCCGCACCGGGACCAGACTGGCGCGAGTCGTGCCATTCCCCAGTCGCCCACCGTCATTGCCTCCCCAGGTCCAGACGCTCCCGTCCCGCAGCAGGGCCACCGTGTGGTCCGCACCTCCGAAGATGGCGGAGACGCCCCCCAGCGCTTCGACCTGTACGGGGGCGGGGCTGTCGTTGGTCGTCCCATCCCCGAGCTGTCCCCAGTTGTTGCGCCCCCAGGCCCACACGGTGCCATCCCGCTTCAGGGCCACGGTGTGGTCCCCGTGGGATTCCACCGAGGCGACCTCCGTCATCCACATGACCTGACCGGGCACGGGCCGGTTGTCCGTCGTCCAATCTCCGAGCTGACCATTCCTGTTGAACCCCCAGGCCCAGACCGTGCCGTCTCGCCGCAAGGCCACGGTGTGAATCGCGCCCGCGACCACCGCGACGACGTTCGCGAGGCTCTTCACCTGCACGGGGCGGAAGCGGTTGACGTTGCTTCCGTCTCCCACCTCTCCGTTGACATTGTGGCCCCACGCCCAGACGGTGCCATCGCGCCGCAGCGCCACGGAGTGGGCCAGCCCCGCTGAGATGGCGATGACGTCCGTGAGGCCGGGAACCTGGGTGGGCACCAGCAACATGGAAGCCGTATCTCCCACGCCGAGCTGGCCCCACCCGTTGTCCCCCCACGTCCAGACGGTGCCATCCTGCCTCAGCGCCACCGTGTGGTAGCGCCCCGCCGAGAGGGCGATGACACGGGTGAGGCCCGGCACCGGCCCCGGCACCTCACGGCTGGTGGTCGTGCCATCCCCGAGCGAGCCCCACGCGTTGCTCCCCCACGCGAGCACCGTTCCATCCTGGCGCAGCGCCACGGCGTGGTTCTCTCCCGCGGAGAAGAGCGCTTCGTCCGTGGCTCCGGAACAGTTGTTGTCCTTGCCGTCGAGCCTCTCGAGCCCGCCGGGCCTGCGCTCCGCGTCGCTGTCGTCGCAGTCCCCCGCGAGGGCGACGTGGCCCGGAGGCGGTCGACAGGCTTTCACCGCCGTGCCCGCCCCCACTCCGTCGCCGTCCTGGTCCGGGTAGTAGTCCGCCAGCGGGAGCCCTTCATCGACCTGGCCATCACAGTCGTTGTCCGTCCCGTCACACACCTCCATGGCCCCGGGATGGGTCGACGCTCCGGTGTCCGCAAGGTCATCACAATCATCCGCGACCTCGGAATACCCCTCGGGCACGCGCTCACAGAAGCGCTGGGCCAGTGCGCCGCGAGCACCGTGCCCGTCTCCATCCACGTCGGGCCAGGCCACGATGGAAGGCTCCGAGCACTCCTCACAGCGCGTGCCGGCACACCCCGCATCTGCCGTCGTGCAGAACTGCGGTTGCTCTTTGCATTTGCGCTGCCAGTATTCCCTTTCGAGGTCCTCGAGGCTCGGCACGACACAGCCCGCTCCCAACAAGAGCAGGCATCCCATCAGCCATGAGATGCGAATCATTGGCATTGCTCCTGGAAGCGCGCGCGTCGTTGCTCAGGCCTTGCCGTCCAGCATCTTCAGCGTCGGGGTGTGGACGTACTTGAAGTAGTCCGGGCTCGGCAGCGGCCGGAGCTTCGCGCCCTTACTGCCCGAGTTGTCGTAGATGTAGTGGACGCCGTTCTTCTTCCCGGCGTACAGGCCGCCGTGCCACTTGTCTCCCCACGCATGGCCCTTGGCGGTGGAGAGGACGGCGCCCGGCTTGAGCTTGTCCCAGTCGATGCGGCTCCAGTTCTTGCTGCCCACGTCGTTCACCGGCAGCTTGGACTTGCCCTGCGCCTTGAGGATGGGGTCCCACACCCTCCGCACGAAGCCGTAGCAGTCGTTCTTCCCGTCGAAGCGGTAGCCGCCGGTGCGGTTGATTTCCGAGCCCTCCTCCTTCGCCTTCTTCATCACGTCCGAGCTCTTGATGCCCCCCGTGTCCTTCTTGTCCTTGACCTTGGACGACTTGTCGGTCCCCTTCGGGTCATCGACGAAGGTGTCCCGGGTCGAGTGGCCCTTCCCCGTCCCCTCGGCGTGCTTCGTGGGCGTGACGTCCGACTTCTTGCCGGGCCCGCCGTCGAACCCATCCGTCCTGCCCGGAATGCGCAGCGTGTCCCCCGCGCGGATGAAGTTCGCATCCTTGATTTTGGGGTTCGCCTTCATCAGCGCACCGACGCTCGTCTTGTGGTTCGCCGCGATGCGAGACAGCGTGTCACCTGCCTTGATGGCGTAGGCCATGGGAAATCTCTTTTCTGGTTGAAACTGCAATCGGATTGCCTGTGAGTCGGCCCAGGGCAGCCGGGGCGTTCGGGCGTAAAAGAGGGAATGGCGCAACGTGCGTCCCAGAAATCTTCGGTCGCTCGCGTGGCCACCGGCTCCTACACTGGAGCGCAAGGGTTCCCGGCTGAGTCGCCCCCATGAAAGCGTGCCCGCAAGAAACGACGCTGAGTGACTTCCTCGCGGGAGTGCTCTCCGACGAGCACCGAAGCCTCGTCATGGCCCACGTGGAGCAGTGCGCGGACTGCCAGTGGGTATTGGCGGCGGGAGATGGCGCTCGCGCCCTGACGAGTCCTCCGGCGACGCTCGTGGGAGCGCTCTTCGCGCCGCTGGCTCGCGGCGCCACGGTTTCCCGCTACGTGGTGCGCGAGCGCCTCGGCGCCGGAGCCATGGGCGTGGTGTACGCGGCGGATGACCCGGAGCTGGGCCGCCAGGTGGCCCTCAAGGTGCTGCGTCCCGAGGGGCGTCAGCGTGAGGACCTGCAGCAGCGGCTGCTGCGCGAGGCCCAGGCGCTGGCCCGGCTCTCCCACACCAACGTCGTCACCCTCTATGACGTGGGCACGTTTGGCGACGGCATCTTCCTGGCCATGGAGTTGGTGGAGGGCACCACGCTGGCCGAGTGGATGAAGGAGCCACGGCCTTGGAAGGAGGTGCTGCGGGTCTTCCTGGAGGCCGGGCGGGGACTGGCGGCCGCGCACGCGGCGGGGCTGGTGCACCGCGACTTCAAGCCCGCCAACACCCTCCTCGGGCGCAATGGCCGGGTGTGCGTGACGGACTTCGGCATCGCCCGGCTGCTCCACCAGGAAGACGCGCCCTCGCCACCGGCGGGCGTCGAGTCTTCCGTCCCTTCCACGGGCGGGCTCACGAGGACGGGCCTCGTGCTGGGCACTCCCGCCTACCTCGCGCCCGAGCTGCTCCAGGGCCAGCGCGCCGACGCGCGCTCGGACGAGTTCAGCTTCTGCGTGGCGCTCTATGAAGCGCTCTTCGGCGTGCGTCCCTTCCAGGGCGAGACGCTGCGCGAGCTGGCCCAGGCCATCCAGCAGGGCCGGGTCCACGCGCCCGGGCGCGAGGTGAAAGTCCCCTCCCGGGTGCGGCGCGCCGTGCTGCGGGGACTGCGGGCCGAGCCCTCCGAGCGCTTCCCCTCCATGGAGTCGCTGCTGGCGGCCCTCACCCCGCCACCCCGGAGGATGCTCGCGCGCGTGCTGAGTGCGGCGGCGGTGGCCGGAGTGCTGGGGGCGCTCGCGGCCTACGGGCTGGCGCATCGGCGCGGGGCGGGCTGCGAGCAGGAGGTGGAGAAGCTCGCGGCGGCCTGGGGCCCCGCGCGGCGCGAGCGCGTACGCGCGGCCTTCCTCGCCACGGGCACGTCCTACGCCGCGTCGGCGTGGGAGCGGCTCGCGTCGGCGATGGATGACTACGCCGCCCAGTGGCGGACGCTGCGCATCGAGGCCTGTCAGGCCGCAGGCAATGACACTGCGCGCGGCGCCCAGCGGACGGGCGCGGGCAAGGACACCGTGGACGGCGCCTGGCAGACGGCCGCGTGCCTCGACACACGGCTCTGGCAGCTCGCGGCCGTGACGGACGTGCTGGAGAAGGCGGACGCGGTGACGGTGCAGAACGCGCACCAGCTGACGGCTTCGCTCGAAGGGCTCGCCGCGTGCCGGGACGCCCCCGGCCTCTCCAACCGCCCGCAGCCTCCCGACGCCCTCCGCCCCCGGGTGGATGCCGCGCGGCACGAGCTGGCGCAGGCGCGCGCCCACCTCGTGGCGCGGCGAATCACCGAGGGCCTCGCGGTGACGTCGGCCCTGCTCGAGGAGCTGAAGGGGCTCGACTACAAGCCGCTGCACGCGGAGGTGCTGCTGGTCCACGGTGAGCTGCTCGGACAGGGCGACAGGCCGAAGGAGGCGGAGTCCTTCATCGACCTGGCCCTGTGGGCCGCCGAGGCCGCGCGTGACGACGAGACGGTGGCCCGCGCCTGGCTGGAGCACATCTGGGTGGTGGGCGAGTTGCTGTCCCGCCCCGCGGACGCGGAGAAGCTCGTCCAGCATGCCCGCGCCGCCGTGGAGCGGCTGGGCCGTGAGCGCTTCCCGGACATCGCCACGGACCTGCACCTCCGCCTGGCTTCACTGAGGGACCAGCAGGGCAGGCTCGACGAGGCGGAGCAGGAGGCGCTTCAAGGCCTGGAGC comes from Pyxidicoccus parkwaysis and encodes:
- a CDS encoding RCC1 domain-containing protein — protein: MAWPDVDGDGHGARGALAQRFCERVPEGYSEVADDCDDLADTGASTHPGAMEVCDGTDNDCDGQVDEGLPLADYYPDQDGDGVGAGTAVKACRPPPGHVALAGDCDDSDAERRPGGLERLDGKDNNCSGATDEALFSAGENHAVALRQDGTVLAWGSNAWGSLGDGTTTSREVPGPVPGLTRVIALSAGRYHTVALRQDGTVWTWGDNGWGQLGVGDTASMLLVPTQVPGLTDVIAISAGLAHSVALRRDGTVWAWGHNVNGEVGDGSNVNRFRPVQVKSLANVVAVVAGAIHTVALRRDGTVWAWGFNRNGQLGDWTTDNRPVPGQVMWMTEVASVESHGDHTVALKRDGTVWAWGRNNWGQLGDGTTNDSPAPVQVEALGGVSAIFGGADHTVALLRDGSVWTWGGNDGGRLGNGTTRASLVPVRVYGIGEVVSVAAGWSTTMAVQRDGTFRAWGRNEWGLIGDGTKVDRVVPTAVPALDYSTGH
- a CDS encoding LysM peptidoglycan-binding domain-containing protein, translating into MAYAIKAGDTLSRIAANHKTSVGALMKANPKIKDANFIRAGDTLRIPGRTDGFDGGPGKKSDVTPTKHAEGTGKGHSTRDTFVDDPKGTDKSSKVKDKKDTGGIKSSDVMKKAKEEGSEINRTGGYRFDGKNDCYGFVRRVWDPILKAQGKSKLPVNDVGSKNWSRIDWDKLKPGAVLSTAKGHAWGDKWHGGLYAGKKNGVHYIYDNSGSKGAKLRPLPSPDYFKYVHTPTLKMLDGKA
- a CDS encoding protein kinase domain-containing protein, with protein sequence MKACPQETTLSDFLAGVLSDEHRSLVMAHVEQCADCQWVLAAGDGARALTSPPATLVGALFAPLARGATVSRYVVRERLGAGAMGVVYAADDPELGRQVALKVLRPEGRQREDLQQRLLREAQALARLSHTNVVTLYDVGTFGDGIFLAMELVEGTTLAEWMKEPRPWKEVLRVFLEAGRGLAAAHAAGLVHRDFKPANTLLGRNGRVCVTDFGIARLLHQEDAPSPPAGVESSVPSTGGLTRTGLVLGTPAYLAPELLQGQRADARSDEFSFCVALYEALFGVRPFQGETLRELAQAIQQGRVHAPGREVKVPSRVRRAVLRGLRAEPSERFPSMESLLAALTPPPRRMLARVLSAAAVAGVLGALAAYGLAHRRGAGCEQEVEKLAAAWGPARRERVRAAFLATGTSYAASAWERLASAMDDYAAQWRTLRIEACQAAGNDTARGAQRTGAGKDTVDGAWQTAACLDTRLWQLAAVTDVLEKADAVTVQNAHQLTASLEGLAACRDAPGLSNRPQPPDALRPRVDAARHELAQARAHLVARRITEGLAVTSALLEELKGLDYKPLHAEVLLVHGELLGQGDRPKEAESFIDLALWAAEAARDDETVARAWLEHIWVVGELLSRPADAEKLVQHARAAVERLGRERFPDIATDLHLRLASLRDQQGRLDEAEQEALQGLELWRRRSEPDSLRTASLLHALGRIRMRQRRFEESLELHRQALEIRKRLLGSDNPALAISYDRVASALSETGRQAEAIDALRTALKLQEASSIPENSVLAGLLLNLGTHLRAEGRLEEVSPLLERARTLFEKARGPDHFTVVQVLTEQAMVYGEAGQHEKTIALTTEALERIQRSMGPDTPRANFPLTIRAYAYLYSGRYAEARRDLLDALKRLETSQGPGGASTVSVLLPLAEVALASRAPTEALEYCERARKLTEKTQGLESEDGASALTCTGEAHLALGAAEKAVPLLERARNIQTRRGEPADRWVAGKTAFALARALAKTHSAADRARALAMAEEAHSLLESLGARGREDLQKVQAWQRDEARR